In Abditibacteriaceae bacterium, one DNA window encodes the following:
- a CDS encoding tetratricopeptide repeat protein translates to MDPNAPNAFIYGPMLALGGLLTAVPVLLLLRSWMDGALDAPFAVCAIFAVLLLTGFTLAASTLALMFLCLGMQLAVCLVMPFALEYYNKRLHQQIDDADIAKYIEALHRDSHNSGAHALLGEAYLKKERYTEAVAHFEAAITISPDPERNPQLTKWMHRLKVARREKAEWEARNAARKNRKISF, encoded by the coding sequence ATGGATCCAAATGCTCCAAATGCGTTTATTTATGGGCCAATGCTGGCACTGGGCGGTTTGTTGACAGCCGTGCCGGTCCTTTTGCTGTTGCGTAGTTGGATGGATGGCGCGCTCGATGCGCCGTTTGCCGTGTGTGCCATTTTCGCGGTTCTGCTGCTCACGGGATTTACGCTCGCTGCATCTACGCTGGCTCTCATGTTTTTATGCTTGGGGATGCAACTGGCTGTTTGTCTGGTAATGCCGTTCGCGCTCGAATACTATAACAAGCGTTTGCACCAGCAAATCGACGACGCCGACATTGCCAAGTACATTGAGGCGCTCCACCGCGATTCACACAATTCGGGTGCGCACGCCCTGCTTGGCGAGGCTTACCTCAAGAAAGAGCGCTACACCGAGGCGGTCGCGCATTTTGAAGCGGCCATCACGATTTCGCCCGATCCCGAACGCAACCCGCAACTGACAAAATGGATGCACCGCTTGAAAGTTGCCCGCCGCGAGAAAGCTGAATGGGAAGCACGAAACGCCGCACGCAAGAATCGTAAAATCAGCTTTTAA
- a CDS encoding SulP family inorganic anion transporter, whose amino-acid sequence MHRLAAPFHRSPYNSFGMIHPPDDSVSLRPFRFSKAPSREWLRADLQAGATVAAFAVPQAMAYATLAGLPPANGLYAAIVMSIVAALWGSSPYVNTGPTNTAALLTASAIAPVAANFQGDSVELLRLVFVFSLLVGSIRASLGLLRLGWIVRFVPGHAMLGFVVAADLLIALGQLHDLLGVAASKHSNALLKAFDVVWRAGALNPFAFLVGGGTVAALFAFDRWAKRFPIALATIAIATLVAIAINVLLPTHTLKLVRDVAPVVAGLPPFRVWSFELSAIAPLLPGALAVAAIGLVEATAIGQSLAVKKRERVSFNQEFFGQGLAQIVSAFFGGFPGSGSFSRSSLIERNGGHTAAANIFFGVFTALALLIAPRALERIPLASLAGLLLFTGIKLIDVGAVRRVWQTSRADAAVLALTFAVTLLTRIEWGFFAGIVAAMALFAARARDLQLFELVPRNGRFEEHAYARDSRHDASDLVALSLQGELFFGLAHDLREQLGEIVREQRPQILVIRTRRAHAIDSSCWAAILDFASDFKAQGGEVLLTGVSQRLVNTVRDTGMNHILPEKNLVSREAAAGESFEIGLQRAIALLGPDAMLAPAWCDYVSQVKDAGSLSHVRRAATDQAAPDIMPLS is encoded by the coding sequence TTGCATCGCCTTGCCGCACCATTTCACCGCTCGCCTTATAATTCGTTCGGTATGATTCATCCGCCCGACGACAGCGTTTCTCTGCGGCCTTTTCGCTTTTCCAAAGCGCCAAGCCGCGAGTGGCTGCGCGCCGACTTGCAAGCGGGCGCGACCGTTGCGGCGTTTGCTGTTCCGCAAGCCATGGCTTACGCAACCCTCGCGGGTTTGCCGCCCGCCAACGGCCTTTATGCCGCGATTGTAATGTCGATTGTGGCGGCGCTGTGGGGAAGTTCTCCTTATGTCAACACCGGCCCAACCAATACGGCTGCGCTTTTAACCGCATCGGCGATTGCGCCGGTTGCCGCGAACTTTCAGGGCGACAGCGTGGAGTTGCTGCGCCTCGTTTTCGTTTTTAGCTTGCTAGTCGGAAGCATTCGCGCATCTTTAGGCCTCCTGCGATTGGGCTGGATTGTGCGTTTTGTGCCTGGCCATGCCATGCTCGGCTTTGTTGTCGCCGCAGATTTACTCATTGCCCTCGGCCAGTTGCACGATCTTCTCGGTGTCGCGGCGTCGAAACACAGCAACGCATTACTCAAAGCTTTCGATGTCGTCTGGCGTGCCGGTGCGCTGAATCCCTTTGCTTTTCTGGTCGGTGGAGGCACAGTCGCCGCTTTATTTGCCTTCGACCGCTGGGCGAAACGCTTTCCCATCGCGCTGGCGACAATAGCGATTGCAACCTTGGTGGCAATCGCTATCAACGTATTGCTTCCTACGCACACTTTGAAGCTGGTGCGCGATGTTGCGCCGGTTGTGGCCGGTTTGCCACCGTTTCGGGTGTGGAGTTTTGAACTCTCGGCGATTGCGCCGCTTTTGCCGGGCGCTCTTGCTGTGGCCGCCATCGGACTCGTCGAAGCAACGGCTATCGGACAAAGCCTCGCCGTCAAAAAGCGCGAGCGCGTCAGTTTCAATCAGGAATTTTTTGGGCAAGGTCTGGCACAAATCGTATCGGCTTTTTTTGGCGGCTTCCCCGGTTCGGGTTCGTTTTCGCGTTCGTCTCTCATCGAGCGCAATGGCGGGCACACAGCGGCGGCGAACATTTTCTTCGGTGTTTTTACGGCTCTTGCGTTGCTGATTGCACCACGCGCCCTCGAACGGATTCCCCTTGCAAGTCTTGCAGGGCTGTTGCTTTTTACAGGCATCAAATTGATTGATGTCGGTGCGGTGCGCCGTGTCTGGCAAACCTCGCGCGCCGATGCTGCCGTTCTCGCGCTGACTTTTGCGGTGACGCTTCTGACACGCATCGAATGGGGATTTTTTGCAGGAATCGTGGCGGCGATGGCGCTTTTTGCGGCGCGTGCGCGCGACTTACAGCTCTTTGAATTAGTGCCGCGCAACGGGCGATTTGAAGAGCACGCCTACGCGCGGGATAGTCGCCACGACGCAAGTGATTTGGTTGCCCTTTCGTTGCAGGGAGAATTATTTTTCGGCCTCGCGCACGACTTGCGCGAGCAACTGGGCGAAATCGTGCGCGAACAACGCCCGCAGATTCTGGTGATTCGCACGCGGCGCGCGCACGCTATCGATTCATCATGTTGGGCCGCGATTCTCGATTTCGCGTCCGACTTCAAAGCGCAAGGTGGCGAAGTCCTTTTGACGGGTGTCAGCCAGCGGCTTGTAAACACAGTGCGCGATACCGGCATGAACCACATTTTGCCGGAGAAAAACTTGGTTTCGCGCGAAGCGGCAGCGGGCGAATCGTTTGAAATCGGGCTGCAGCGTGCGATTGCCCTGCTCGGCCCCGACGCGATGCTTGCTCCCGCGTGGTGCGATTATGTGTCGCAAGTAAAAGACGCGGGCAGCCTTTCGCATGTCCGCAGGGCTGCCACCGATCAGGCAGCGCCCGACATCATGCCGCTTTCATAA